A genomic region of Miscanthus floridulus cultivar M001 chromosome 3, ASM1932011v1, whole genome shotgun sequence contains the following coding sequences:
- the LOC136546975 gene encoding organic cation/carnitine transporter 2-like produces the protein MQLLKAVLLAFAWAFDAQQVFISVFTDAEPEWHCTGASASCSPAAPPASPCALPSGAWAWDRPGETTVVSEWALKCTGPALVSLPASSFFAGCLAGGFLLTTLADSLLGRKKMLLTSLVSMSVAGVLTAFVPNVWAYAALRFVSGFGRSMVGTCTLVLSTELVGKRWRDTVSVAGFIFFTVGFLSLPALGYTFREASWRNMYLWTSVPSLCYSVLLYFLAQESPRWLLVRGRKQDAMETLQQIASLNGNSITSSFSMLHACNMQEDDGGAGGAGGVFSTMWAMWERPWALRRLAAIMTTGFGVGMVYYGMPLNVGSLGTNLYLSVTYNALAELPSAILSLIFIGRINRRSSVVALTVAAGAFSLACVVIPEGSAARMAAELLSFFSTITAFNLILIYSIELFPTSVRNSAVGLVRQALVLGGVVAPMLVALGRERSFWSFGVFGLCIGCLGLFAACLPETRGRSMSDTMEEEEHKEAAAAACTSATDIATKDDSDLV, from the coding sequence ATGCAGCTGCTTAAGGCCGTCCTGCTGGCATTCGCGTGGGCCTTCGACGCGCAGCAGGTGTTCATCTCCGTGTTCACGGACGCGGAGCCGGAGTGGCACTGCACGGGCGCCTCGGCGTCCTGCTCGCCGGCCGCACCCCCGGCCTCGCCGTGCGCGCTCCCCTCTGGTGCGTGGGCGTGGGACCGGCCGGGCGAGACGACGGTGGTCTCCGAGTGGGCGCTCAAGTGCACCGGCCCGGCCCTCGTCTCGCTCCCGGCGTCGTCGTTCTTCGCCGGCTGCCTGGCGGGCGGGTTCCTGCTCACCACGCTCGCGGACTCGCTCCTCGGGCGCAAGAAGATGCTGCTCACGTCCCTGGTGTCCATGTCCGTCGCCGGCGTGCTCACCGCGTTCGTGCCGAACGTGTGGGCGTACGCCGCGCTGCGGTTCGTGTCCGGGTTCGGCCGCTCCATGGTGGGCACGTGCACGCTGGTCCTGTCCACGGAGCTCGTCGGGAAGAGGTGGCGCGACACGGTGAGCGTGGCCGGCTTCATCTTCTTCACCGTCGGGTTCCTGTCCCTCCCGGCTCTCGGCTACACGTTCCGCGAGGCGTCATGGCGGAACATGTACCTCTGGACGTCCGTGCCTTCGCTCTGCTACTCCGTCCTACTTTACTTTCTCGCCCAGGAGTCGCCGCGGTGGCTGCTGGTGCGCGGCAGGAAGCAGGACGCCATGGAGACGCTGCAGCAGATCGCGTCGCTCAATGGCAACAGCATCACGTCCAGCTTCTCCATGCTGCACGCGTGCAACATGcaggaggacgacggcggcgccggcggaGCCGGGGGCGTGTTCTCCACGATGTGGGCGATGTGGGAGCGGCCGTGGGCGCTACGGAGGCTGGCGGCGATCATGACGACCGGCTTCGGCGTCGGCATGGTCTACTACGGCATGCCACTCAACGTCGGCAGCCTGGGGACCAACCTCTACCTGAGCGTCACGTACAACGCTTTGGCTGAGCTGCCGTCGGCCATCCTGTCGTTGATCTTCATCGGCCGGATCAACCGGCGGAGCTCGGTCGTCGCGCTCACCGTGGCGGCCGGTGCCTTCAGCCTCGCGTGCGTCGTCATCCCAGAGGGCTCGGCGGCGCGGATGGCGGCCGAGTTGCTCTCCTTCTTCTCGACCATCACGGCGTTCAACCTCATCCTGATCTACTCCATCGAGCTGTTCCCGACGTCCGTGCGCAACTCGGCGGTGGGGCTGGTGCGGCAGGCACTGGTGCTGGGCGGCGTGGTCGCACCCATGCTCGTCGCGCTCGGCCGCGAGCGGAGCTTCTGGTCCTTCGGCGTGTTCGGGCTCTGCATCGGATGCTTGGGGCTCTTCGCCGCCTGCCTCCCGGAGACCAGGGGGCGGAGCATGTCGGAcaccatggaggaggaggagcacaaggaggccgccgccgcggctTGCACCAGTGCAACCGACATCGCCACGAAGGATGATAGCGACCTCGTGTAG